One segment of Capnocytophaga sp. oral taxon 878 DNA contains the following:
- the ribB gene encoding 3,4-dihydroxy-2-butanone-4-phosphate synthase → MNNIKLNTIDEAIDDIKKGKVVIVVDDENRENEGDFIAAAEKVTPEMINFMITHGRGLVCAPLTEKRCAELDLPMMVQNNTVLHETQFTVSIDLKGHGCTTGISAFDRAKTIQSLVNPDTKPFDLGRPGHIFPLRAKEGGVLRRTGHTEAAIDLTRIAGLYPAGILVEILNEDGTMARLPQLVEVAKKFDLKIISIEDLIAYRMRKDTLVVKKEDFALQTPYGEFRLRAYEQTTNKQIHLAFTKGSWKADEPVLTRVHSSFISNDILEVLAGDKDNPLERIFKKINEEGKGAVIVINKEGYSQNLLQHITEIKEHQNGHPLPQATKDTKDIGMGAQILNDLGIRKLRLLTNSKNASSYVGMSGYGLEITEEISY, encoded by the coding sequence ATGAACAACATCAAACTAAATACCATCGATGAAGCTATTGATGATATTAAAAAAGGTAAAGTAGTTATTGTTGTAGACGACGAGAACCGCGAAAATGAAGGCGATTTTATTGCTGCTGCCGAAAAGGTAACCCCCGAAATGATTAATTTTATGATTACTCACGGAAGGGGCTTAGTTTGCGCTCCTCTTACCGAAAAACGTTGTGCCGAACTTGATTTACCTATGATGGTGCAAAACAATACAGTTTTGCACGAAACTCAGTTCACTGTATCTATCGATCTTAAAGGTCACGGTTGTACTACTGGTATCTCAGCTTTTGATCGTGCTAAAACAATTCAATCCTTAGTAAACCCCGATACTAAACCTTTTGATTTAGGTCGCCCTGGGCATATATTCCCTCTCCGTGCCAAAGAAGGTGGTGTACTACGTCGTACAGGGCATACCGAAGCAGCCATTGATCTTACCCGTATTGCAGGGCTTTATCCTGCTGGTATATTAGTAGAAATCCTCAATGAAGATGGTACTATGGCACGCTTACCACAGTTGGTAGAGGTTGCTAAAAAGTTTGATCTTAAAATCATATCTATTGAAGATCTCATTGCTTACCGTATGCGCAAAGATACATTAGTAGTGAAAAAAGAAGATTTTGCTTTACAAACTCCTTATGGTGAGTTCCGTCTCCGCGCTTATGAGCAAACAACTAATAAGCAGATACATTTAGCCTTTACCAAAGGTTCTTGGAAAGCCGATGAACCTGTACTCACCCGTGTACATTCATCTTTTATCAGCAATGATATTTTAGAGGTATTAGCTGGTGATAAAGATAATCCTTTAGAACGTATCTTTAAAAAAATTAATGAAGAAGGCAAAGGAGCCGTAATAGTAATTAACAAAGAAGGCTATTCACAAAACCTCCTACAACATATCACCGAGATAAAAGAACACCAAAACGGACATCCGCTACCTCAGGCTACAAAAGATACCAAAGATATAGGTATGGGAGCCCAAATACTTAATGATTTAGGTATACGAAAGCTTCGTTTGCTCACCAACTCTAAAAACGCTTCTAGCTATGTAGGTATGTCAGGCTACGGACTTGAAATAACTGAAGAAATATCTTATTAA
- a CDS encoding DUF4835 family protein, whose protein sequence is MKRILFILSLLLSSWAIAQELNAVVTVNTQQVNLSNRQVFKTLEKSLREFINQTRWTDLKVRENERLNCSFTLVIHKYENSHYEANLLVQSSRPVFNSAYQTPVFNLQDKEVSFDYQEYATLSFNESTFESNLTSVVAYYIYILLGLDANTFAPNSGKPYFIKAQQIANTAKTTSYAGWADDGKNNRFTLITELISENYEAYHKAYYQYHRVGLDLMSTDEKAAKEGIQNAILMLEQIPSLRLNSYAMVAFFNAKADEIAAIFSGGAIFDSKKLKETLLKLAPAQLTKWNEIK, encoded by the coding sequence ATGAAAAGAATATTGTTCATCTTATCATTGCTGTTGAGTTCTTGGGCTATTGCTCAGGAGCTTAATGCTGTGGTTACTGTTAATACACAACAAGTGAACTTAAGCAATAGACAGGTATTCAAAACCTTAGAAAAATCATTGCGAGAGTTTATCAACCAAACACGGTGGACAGATCTTAAGGTACGTGAAAATGAACGACTAAATTGTAGCTTTACTTTAGTAATTCACAAGTATGAAAATTCTCATTACGAGGCAAATTTATTAGTACAATCATCACGCCCTGTGTTTAATTCAGCCTACCAAACACCTGTTTTTAACCTGCAAGATAAAGAAGTATCTTTTGATTATCAAGAGTATGCCACTTTGTCTTTTAATGAAAGTACCTTTGAATCAAACCTCACTTCCGTAGTGGCATACTACATCTACATTCTCTTAGGTTTAGATGCCAATACATTTGCTCCTAATAGTGGAAAACCTTATTTTATCAAAGCTCAACAAATAGCCAATACTGCTAAAACTACTAGTTATGCTGGCTGGGCAGACGATGGTAAAAATAACCGCTTTACTCTCATTACCGAGCTTATATCAGAAAATTATGAGGCTTACCACAAGGCTTATTACCAGTACCACCGTGTAGGTTTAGACCTTATGAGTACTGACGAAAAGGCAGCTAAAGAAGGTATACAAAATGCTATTTTGATGTTAGAACAAATCCCTAGCTTACGTCTTAATTCGTATGCTATGGTAGCTTTCTTCAATGCCAAAGCTGATGAAATAGCGGCTATCTTCTCAGGCGGAGCTATCTTCGATTCTAAAAAACTCAAAGAAACACTGCTCAAATTAGCACCTGCCCAACTTACCAAATGGAATGAAATTAAATAA
- the recN gene encoding DNA repair protein RecN — protein MLTALSIKNYALIDDLKVDFPEGFIIITGETGSGKSIMLDALSLILGKRADMSALRNKDEKCIIEAEFSIEKYQFQALFDELEIDYDPQTIIRREILSSGKSRAFVNDAPVTLDVLSRLGELLVDIHSQHQTLALSDTAFQFEIIDAIANDKALLDEYIRLHQLLKKEQKKLQELIEFQKNANKEYDYNLHQLKELKSAMLEEGILEELEESYEEASNIEEIKESVGESLYLLNDENVGILNNLRELRHAFSSLTEYKQQYRELYNRIDSVFLELDDLGSEIADIDENIETDPESLEEISNQLNKIYSLQKKHKVSTVEELIAIQKELEEAVSKTENVDFELNNQHKLVAEQQAATLTKATELHKVRTKVLPALDKKLTSFMHELGMPNGKFAITLTATDNFFSNGNDELSFLFSANKGGDFGQLKKVASGGELSRIMLAVKAIMAEHTALPTIMFDEIDTGVSGEISQKMGDIMKTMSQNRQVFAITHLPQIAAKGAYHFKVFKDDVNGKTTTHLKLLTEEERITELSEMLEGKNSGASARNHAIELLRKG, from the coding sequence ATGCTTACGGCTTTATCAATAAAGAACTACGCCCTTATCGACGACCTCAAAGTTGATTTCCCTGAAGGTTTTATCATTATCACAGGTGAAACAGGTTCAGGTAAGTCTATTATGCTTGATGCCCTCTCTCTGATATTAGGGAAACGTGCTGATATGTCTGCTTTGCGTAACAAAGATGAAAAATGTATCATAGAAGCTGAATTTTCTATTGAAAAGTACCAATTCCAAGCATTGTTTGACGAGTTAGAAATAGACTACGATCCTCAAACTATTATCCGTCGTGAGATACTCTCATCAGGTAAATCACGTGCTTTTGTTAATGATGCTCCTGTTACCTTAGATGTACTTAGCCGCTTAGGAGAATTATTAGTTGATATTCATTCACAACACCAAACCCTTGCCCTTAGTGATACTGCTTTTCAGTTTGAAATTATCGATGCTATAGCAAATGATAAAGCTTTATTAGATGAATACATCCGGCTGCACCAGTTACTAAAGAAAGAGCAAAAAAAATTACAAGAGCTTATTGAGTTCCAAAAAAATGCTAATAAAGAATATGATTATAACCTTCATCAGCTAAAAGAACTCAAATCGGCTATGTTAGAAGAGGGTATTCTAGAGGAATTAGAAGAAAGCTATGAAGAAGCCTCTAATATTGAGGAAATTAAAGAGAGTGTAGGAGAGAGTCTATACTTACTAAATGATGAAAATGTAGGTATCTTAAACAATTTACGTGAACTAAGACACGCTTTTTCATCGCTTACTGAGTATAAACAGCAATACCGTGAGCTATATAATCGTATCGACTCTGTTTTCTTAGAGTTAGATGACTTAGGCAGCGAAATAGCCGATATTGATGAGAACATAGAAACAGACCCTGAAAGTCTTGAAGAAATATCTAATCAGCTTAATAAAATCTATTCTTTACAAAAGAAACACAAAGTATCAACAGTTGAAGAGCTTATCGCTATCCAAAAGGAATTAGAAGAAGCTGTATCTAAAACTGAAAATGTTGATTTTGAACTTAATAACCAACATAAGTTAGTAGCTGAGCAACAAGCTGCTACCCTTACAAAAGCTACAGAACTTCACAAAGTACGCACAAAGGTACTCCCAGCTCTTGATAAAAAGCTTACCAGCTTTATGCATGAATTGGGAATGCCTAATGGTAAATTTGCAATTACTCTTACTGCTACCGATAATTTCTTTAGTAATGGTAATGATGAGCTTTCATTCCTATTCTCTGCTAATAAAGGTGGTGATTTTGGTCAGTTAAAGAAAGTAGCTTCAGGAGGTGAGCTTTCTCGTATTATGCTGGCTGTAAAAGCTATTATGGCAGAGCATACTGCTTTACCTACCATTATGTTTGATGAAATTGATACAGGGGTATCAGGTGAAATATCACAGAAAATGGGTGATATTATGAAAACTATGAGCCAAAACCGACAAGTGTTTGCCATCACTCACCTACCTCAAATTGCTGCCAAAGGGGCTTATCATTTTAAGGTTTTTAAAGATGATGTAAATGGAAAAACTACAACCCACCTCAAGCTCCTTACTGAAGAGGAACGCATTACTGAACTCTCCGAAATGCTTGAAGGTAAAAATAGTGGTGCCTCAGCTCGTAACCATGCTATAGAACTCCTCCGTAAAGGATAA
- a CDS encoding ATP-dependent helicase, which produces MDIFAKELERLNAPQRAAVLQKEGPIIVIAGAGSGKTRVLTYRIANLMRQGVDAFHILALTFTNKAANEMKKRIASIVGNSEAKNLWMGTFHSVFAKILRFEADKLGYPQNFTIYDTQDSQRLINGIIKEKELDKDVYKYKQIQQRISSLKNNLITVRAYFNNPELIENDAIRRQPRFGEIYQEYVDRCFKAGAMDFDDLLLKTNELLNVFPEVLAKYQNRFQYILVDEYQDTNHSQYLIVKALADRFHNICVVGDDAQSIYAFRGANINNILNFRSDYPEAKEYKLEQNYRSTKNIVEAANSVIEHNKVRLDKVVFTENELGEPIKVHRSPTDADEGRFVASSIFENKMQHQLPNGKFAVLYRTNSQSRAIEDALRKRDIPYRIYGGLSFYQRKEIKDMLAYLRLIINPNDEEALIRIINFPARGIGESTLEKLTLTANHYKKSIFEIMYNINKILELHINTSTRQKLTDFVVMILNLQAFNKEANAFEVAELVAKKTGLLQEFKKDGTPEGIAKMENIEEMLNGIKDFVAGQEDVADSTGSLSEYLEDVSLATDTDKEIDDDDRVALMTIHLAKGLEFPYVYVVGMEEDLFPSAKSIQSREELEEERRLFYVALTRAEKQAYLTYAERRYRFGNLSDTEPSRFIEEIDGQYLQYLTPTLSNPNYRYKPLIDRDIFGEVDKSKLRLQKPISGTPPSKNAPTADEQQRLRKLKPMNTMQNAPINKAAYNGLEIGTMVYHERFGKGKVITLEGAGNDKKAQINFEVGGLKNILLRFAKLTIIN; this is translated from the coding sequence ATGGATATATTTGCCAAAGAATTAGAACGACTAAATGCGCCACAACGGGCTGCCGTACTACAAAAAGAAGGGCCTATTATTGTGATTGCCGGAGCAGGATCGGGCAAAACAAGGGTGCTTACTTACCGCATCGCTAACCTGATGCGGCAAGGAGTAGATGCGTTTCATATTCTTGCGCTTACCTTTACCAATAAGGCAGCAAATGAAATGAAGAAACGTATAGCCAGCATTGTGGGCAATAGTGAGGCTAAGAACTTGTGGATGGGAACCTTTCACTCGGTTTTTGCCAAAATATTGCGTTTTGAGGCAGATAAGTTAGGCTATCCACAGAACTTTACTATTTACGATACACAAGACTCTCAACGCCTTATAAACGGTATTATAAAGGAGAAAGAGTTGGATAAAGATGTGTACAAGTATAAGCAGATACAGCAGCGAATATCATCACTTAAGAATAACCTCATTACAGTACGTGCGTATTTTAATAATCCTGAACTTATTGAAAATGATGCTATTAGAAGGCAACCACGCTTTGGCGAAATCTACCAAGAGTATGTAGATAGATGCTTTAAGGCAGGGGCTATGGACTTTGATGACCTCCTCCTAAAAACTAATGAGCTGCTCAATGTATTCCCCGAAGTATTGGCAAAGTACCAAAACCGATTTCAGTATATATTGGTAGATGAGTATCAGGATACAAACCACTCACAATACCTTATTGTAAAAGCTCTTGCCGACCGATTTCACAACATTTGTGTTGTAGGTGATGATGCACAAAGTATTTATGCATTTCGAGGCGCAAATATCAATAATATTTTGAATTTTAGGAGTGATTACCCTGAAGCAAAAGAATACAAATTAGAGCAGAATTACCGCTCAACCAAGAATATAGTAGAAGCAGCTAATAGTGTGATTGAACACAATAAAGTGCGTTTAGATAAAGTCGTATTTACTGAAAATGAGTTGGGAGAGCCTATTAAAGTACACAGAAGTCCTACAGATGCTGATGAAGGGCGATTTGTGGCAAGTTCTATCTTTGAAAATAAGATGCAACATCAGTTGCCAAATGGTAAGTTTGCAGTATTGTACCGTACGAACTCACAATCAAGAGCCATTGAGGATGCGTTGCGAAAGCGTGATATTCCATACCGCATCTATGGAGGACTTTCTTTCTACCAACGTAAGGAAATCAAAGATATGTTGGCTTACCTGCGCCTTATTATCAACCCTAATGATGAGGAGGCTCTCATCAGAATTATTAACTTTCCTGCACGAGGTATAGGAGAGAGTACTTTGGAGAAACTTACTCTTACCGCTAATCATTATAAAAAGTCGATTTTTGAAATAATGTACAACATTAATAAGATTCTAGAGTTGCACATTAACACCTCTACAAGGCAAAAACTCACCGACTTTGTAGTGATGATACTGAACCTGCAAGCCTTTAACAAAGAAGCCAATGCCTTTGAGGTGGCAGAACTGGTAGCTAAGAAAACAGGATTGTTACAAGAATTTAAAAAAGATGGTACTCCTGAAGGGATTGCCAAAATGGAGAATATTGAGGAGATGCTCAATGGTATAAAGGATTTCGTTGCAGGGCAAGAAGATGTAGCTGATAGTACAGGTAGTCTTTCAGAGTACTTAGAAGATGTATCATTGGCTACCGATACTGATAAAGAAATTGATGATGATGACCGAGTAGCCTTAATGACTATTCACTTAGCTAAAGGATTAGAGTTTCCTTATGTGTATGTAGTGGGAATGGAAGAAGATCTTTTTCCTTCAGCAAAGAGTATTCAATCACGAGAGGAGTTAGAAGAAGAACGAAGGCTTTTTTATGTAGCCCTTACAAGAGCAGAAAAACAGGCTTATCTTACTTATGCCGAAAGACGTTATAGATTTGGGAACTTATCCGATACCGAGCCTAGTAGGTTTATTGAAGAAATAGATGGGCAGTATTTACAGTACCTCACTCCTACCCTATCTAATCCTAACTATCGTTACAAACCATTGATAGATAGAGATATTTTTGGAGAAGTAGATAAGAGTAAATTGCGCTTGCAGAAACCAATTAGCGGTACTCCACCCTCTAAAAATGCTCCTACTGCAGATGAGCAGCAACGATTACGTAAGCTTAAACCTATGAATACTATGCAGAATGCTCCTATAAATAAAGCTGCTTATAACGGATTGGAAATAGGTACAATGGTATATCATGAGCGTTTTGGTAAAGGGAAGGTAATAACTTTGGAAGGTGCAGGAAATGATAAAAAAGCTCAAATAAACTTTGAAGTAGGAGGCTTGAAAAATATATTATTGCGTTTTGCTAAGCTAACTATCATCAATTAA
- a CDS encoding helix-turn-helix transcriptional regulator has protein sequence MLNTSDFAIRLQQVMDYYGMNAAAFADTLEIQRSGISHLLSERNKPSLDFILKLIEKFPEVDMYWITQGKGVFPPKEQKETIVPKKMQQVDLFSDIPEIEMEVPVPPLPQPTPVVQKAEPITIDKEKKVQPLPSSTKKIKRIIFFYEDNQFEVFDN, from the coding sequence ATGTTAAACACATCAGATTTTGCCATTCGCCTACAACAGGTAATGGATTATTACGGAATGAATGCGGCAGCTTTTGCCGATACTTTAGAAATTCAGCGTTCAGGAATTTCTCATCTCTTATCAGAACGCAATAAACCAAGTTTAGATTTTATTTTGAAACTTATTGAGAAATTCCCTGAAGTAGATATGTACTGGATAACACAAGGCAAGGGGGTATTTCCGCCTAAAGAACAGAAAGAAACAATAGTACCCAAAAAAATGCAACAGGTAGACCTATTTAGCGATATACCTGAAATAGAAATGGAAGTACCAGTGCCCCCCCTCCCCCAGCCTACCCCTGTAGTACAAAAAGCAGAACCTATTACAATAGATAAAGAAAAAAAAGTACAACCCCTTCCCTCTTCAACCAAAAAAATAAAACGCATTATTTTCTTCTATGAAGATAATCAGTTTGAGGTCTTTGATAATTAG